A window of Megalops cyprinoides isolate fMegCyp1 chromosome 13, fMegCyp1.pri, whole genome shotgun sequence genomic DNA:
TGGTCCAGAACAGGTAGATGGCGAACAGTGCGAGGGTGAGAACAATGAGTCCGATGGCCTCCATGCTGTTGCTGTAGTAGAGGTCCATGGCGCCCTGGACGCAGAGCCAGCCCGACAGGCAGGCCAGCGGGGTGATGAACAGAAAGCAGATGGCGTCCCCGCACAGTGTCCGCCTCTGGTGCTGTGTGGATGGGGTGTCCAGCCACTGAGAACCAGGCGGAAAACAGGCTGCAGTCAGTGTGATGGGCACACTTCCAAAATCATACAACAAATGTTATACTCTCACCAGAAAAGAGGAAAGGGCCATCACCTTTTGAGAATGCTAATTCATAACATTCTTTCACAAGGTAGTACTACAGGGTAGGGTTTAAAATGTCTTGGCTTACTTGAATAGAGagtaaaaacagagagaaagactaGGCAGTTTGATTGGGCCATTTCCAGAATATGGACTGTCACTTTCCAAAAGTTTTATTGAAAACTCTTAACAGGTTAGTCCCACTAAGTTTAAAACCTCTTTACTTATTTCAGTAGACAGTGAAAACAGAGGCTTAAACTGCTACTTGAAGTGCGTGTTTTTCTTCTTATCACAGTGTGAGCACAAAGCTGCTAATCTCGGAGAAAGTTCCACGCTAGGCAGGAGGTGAGATTTACCAATTGTGTAAAGCCACCTAGGTTTGCATGCCAACGGCTCTCGGCTCCTTCCCTGAGACTCTCTGGTAAAGAGTAAACGGCGGAGGTGGAGAACACCCGACTGCTGCCACCAGCTGGAGTTGTAGAGCACACGGGACGCAATCAGCAGATTACAGTGCGCTGTCTCAGGTCCCCGTTCGTGCATGAGATAATGTCCATTAATAAAACGTAATGCCCTGTTCTCCCTGCCATGGAGAGGAAACACCATCTAATCTCATTTTCATGCTTAAGTGGCTTTACAGTTAAAAGCAGCAGGGGGGACAGCAGACTCTTTAACAGGCAGCCAAGTACGAGGAGAGACTCTGACTAGTATCAAACATTTTGTCGTCTGACACAATGTCTGGGCACAGCCATTTAATTGGCTGTGGGACAGCGTTGCCTAGTTCAAGTCCTTACGGTTCTTGGGTGAAAGGAGCCAAGGAATATACAGAAGCTCAAGGAAATGTGAGGCTAATGATTATCCAGCAGGCATGCAGAGAGTGGACTCTTAATTAACTTAGTAAATATAGCAGTTTTCCCAATAGAGCTGATTAAATTCCTCATTGGGGCAGCACATCTCACTGTTGGAAGCCTGTGAATTTTTAATAAGAACAAGCTCTATTCAGCATACCGACAATGCACTCTTTTCCTTAACCTTGAGTGAGGAAATGAggcaaatgtatattttcttcatttcttttacattttcattttcatttaagtgaAAATTAATGACGTCGCAtaagaaacaaaagaaagtgtCACTGGCTTTAATTCATTCATCAGACTGCATTGCGGTCAGGTCAGACAGTGTACACCTTGACCCAGCCTACAGTAAATCATCCTAATGGTTCGAGCTGTCCTCTCCACtggcacagggagaggaggggaggggccagcTTAATTCCTGGCTTTGTAACAGCCCCGCAGCCCCGAGGTGGAGCGCGGCCGAGCACCCGCCATTTTCTTTACCTCAGTGAGTGGCTTTGGCAAGCGTTCCAAGGCAAATTGGAAGTGGCAGAGCTCGCAGCGGCTGGTGTTGGAGGCCGTCAGCCAGTGCTCCAGACAGCTGCGGTGGACCATGGCCAGCGTGCCAGCGCACTCGCAGGGGGAAAGCAGGTCTTCCAGGCCACCGCCCTCGTGACAGATCCGGCAGAAGGACTCCTCGCAAAGGCTGCATTGACACAGAGCGACCCACAGTCAGTACTGGCAGGAAGGGCCAGGGTAACCGTTTAGACTGCAAAACAGACTATGCTTTGAAAGTGGTGTCGTGAGAGACTCGGGTCCCTGTATGTCACTGCTTTTCTATATTAATTTTGATGCACATTTCTCctcacattaatatttttagacatgtctgaaacatttttctgcTAGGTTTGACTTCCCTCCCTAGCTTTATCCACAGTGcaccttgtctttttttttttttcggtttcCATCAACTAAAAATTCTTGCAACAAGTACATTGTGCTGATCTCTTCTGTAATAATTTAGCCTATTCAGTgcat
This region includes:
- the zgc:158785 gene encoding E3 ubiquitin-protein ligase MARCHF3 produces the protein MASEEPVDPAAVGAGLLDSLAQAKSLFEPAGEEHLVPPVQEVIECGGHVPSVPSTPSRNSLCEESFCRICHEGGGLEDLLSPCECAGTLAMVHRSCLEHWLTASNTSRCELCHFQFALERLPKPLTEWLDTPSTQHQRRTLCGDAICFLFITPLACLSGWLCVQGAMDLYYSNSMEAIGLIVLTLALFAIYLFWTIVSLRYHIHLFETWKSTNQRVRLQIPRPALLPCRQRAFPPHFLNKDTSKETVV